From a single Eubalaena glacialis isolate mEubGla1 chromosome 15, mEubGla1.1.hap2.+ XY, whole genome shotgun sequence genomic region:
- the C15H18orf21 gene encoding UPF0711 protein C18orf21 homolog isoform X2 — protein MRQKHYLEAAARKLQDSCPGQARYLLWAYSSSHDDKSTFEGTCPYCFQLLVQDKSRVRLKPKPRLTPKIQKLLNREARNYTLSFKEAKILKKYKDSKSVLLITCKTCNRTVKHHGKSRSFLSTLKSNPTTPASKLGLKTPERKTLSSAKLNHDMSGSKAKSPALIFSYIWTVNTHLLLKECEQNKETLLSTKNVA, from the exons ATGAGGCAGAAGCACTACCTTGAGGCTGCGGCGCGGAAACTACAAGATAGCTGCCCGGGCCAGGCCCGCTATCTCCT CTGGGCCTACAGTTCGTCACACG aTGATAAAAGCACTTTTGAAGGAACATGTCCATACTGTTTCCAGTTGCTGGTTCAGGATAAGTCTCGAGTACGTCTCAAACCCAAACCCAGACTGACACCCAAAATACAGAAACTTCTTAATCGAGAAGCAAGAAATTATACACTCAGttttaaagaagcaaaaattttgaaaaagtacaAAGACTCCAAAAGTGTATTG TTGATTACTTGTAAAACGTGCAACAGAACAGTTAAACATCATGGTAAAAGTAGAAGCTTTCTATCAACATTGAAGAGCAATCCTACCACTCCTGCGAGTAAACTCGGCCTAAAGACCCCAGAGAGAAAGACTCTAAGTTCTGCAAAGCTAAATCATGATATGTCTGGTTCCAAAGCCAAGAGCCCAGCATTGATTTTCAG CTACATCTGGACAGTCAACACCCATTTGCTCCTCAAAGAAtgtgagcaaaacaaagaaacacttcTCTCAACTAAAAATGTTGCTTAG
- the C15H18orf21 gene encoding UPF0711 protein C18orf21 homolog isoform X1 yields the protein MRQKHYLEAAARKLQDSCPGQARYLLWAYSSSHDDKSTFEGTCPYCFQLLVQDKSRVRLKPKPRLTPKIQKLLNREARNYTLSFKEAKILKKYKDSKSVLLITCKTCNRTVKHHGKSRSFLSTLKSNPTTPASKLGLKTPERKTLSSAKLNHDMSGSKAKSPALIFRTATSGQSTPICSSKNVSKTKKHFSQLKMLLSQSESEKNPKVDFRNFLSSL from the exons ATGAGGCAGAAGCACTACCTTGAGGCTGCGGCGCGGAAACTACAAGATAGCTGCCCGGGCCAGGCCCGCTATCTCCT CTGGGCCTACAGTTCGTCACACG aTGATAAAAGCACTTTTGAAGGAACATGTCCATACTGTTTCCAGTTGCTGGTTCAGGATAAGTCTCGAGTACGTCTCAAACCCAAACCCAGACTGACACCCAAAATACAGAAACTTCTTAATCGAGAAGCAAGAAATTATACACTCAGttttaaagaagcaaaaattttgaaaaagtacaAAGACTCCAAAAGTGTATTG TTGATTACTTGTAAAACGTGCAACAGAACAGTTAAACATCATGGTAAAAGTAGAAGCTTTCTATCAACATTGAAGAGCAATCCTACCACTCCTGCGAGTAAACTCGGCCTAAAGACCCCAGAGAGAAAGACTCTAAGTTCTGCAAAGCTAAATCATGATATGTCTGGTTCCAAAGCCAAGAGCCCAGCATTGATTTTCAG aacagCTACATCTGGACAGTCAACACCCATTTGCTCCTCAAAGAAtgtgagcaaaacaaagaaacacttcTCTCAACTAAAAATGTTGCTTAGTCAGAGTGAATCTGAAAAGAATCCAAAGGTGGACTTCAGAAATTTCTTATCTTCTTTGTAA